The genomic stretch ATGCTGGTATCAAGAACCAATAAAGACTGATTGTACTTTGGTAAGGAAATTGGGAAATCCACGAACTCATGATATACCATGAAATAGATATACTAATAATGTAGCCTATACATGAAAGGGCTAGGAAGTCTTTTAACAGTAAAAGCACAATTCCAATGTCAGAACCTCCAAGTATTTTACGGATACCTATTTCCTTGTTTCTTTGAGTAGCAAGTAAAGAGGAAAGACCAAATAGCCCAACTCCTGCCAACAACAGAGACATTAAAGTAAAATATGATGAGATTCGTGTCAACGTCTCCTCATTCTTATAATATTTTTGAAAATCCTCATCTAAAAAGGAGAAACTAAACGGGGCGGCAGTTACAGTCTTCCACTTTTCTTGGACTTTTTTGATATCGTTAGCATGCTTCACTTTAACCAAAAGCCTCTTTTCCAACGGCCATTCCTCGTTAGCCATAGCGATGAAGAGTGGTTTGATTGTCATGCTCAATGATTGATAATGAAAATCTTTTACTACCCCGATGATATCCCAATAATTATCAAATACAGTGATCCTCTGCCCTAACGCATCATCGTTGTTTTTCCACCCCATGAATTTGACATAAGATTCATTCACCAAAATGGTGTTTTGTAGATCTGATTCGTTGTCGTCAGGCTGGAAGTTTCGTCCACTGACTAAAGGAATATTTAGAAGTTGGCCAAAATTCTCATCCGTATAATAGGTATCAATCGCAATTTCAGTTTTTTCATTGTTATCGATTGACCATACGAGCTGCCAAGGGGTAGATTCTCCACCTGGATATGAAGTACTTCCTACAACAGACGATTCCATTGATGAAGCCACCAACTCATCACGAAGTAAATATAATTCCTTATCGTAAATGGTAAATTCTGGTACATTTACAACCATTACCTGTTCCTTTTCGAATCCCAAATTGTGATTCCAAATGAATGCCATTTGCCCTTTGATTATAAATGTACAGATGATGGCGATAGTAGAAATTGAAAATTGCATCACCAGTAATACTTTGCGGACACGTTGTGTAGAAGGAAGATTTCCTTTCCCTTTCAATCCACGGCTGATGTTCATTGAGGAGAGAAAAAAGGCAGGGTATATTGCAGACACAAACCCAACGACAACTAGCGTAGTGAGAATCGCTAAGATTATTCGCTTTTCGAACAGGTCTCTGATCAAAAGTTGAATACCAAAATAATTGTTGATATAAGGTAAAAACACGAGCAAGAGTATGATAGAAAGTATAAAGGCGATCAAGGTGAGCAGCAATGCTTCACAGACAAACTGTATGATGAGTTCGATTTTTTGAGCACCCAAAGCCTTTCTAATTCCAACTTCCGTTGTTCTCTCAGTAGACTTAACTATAAATAAGTTAATATAATTGATCACCACTAGGGTAATGATCAAAACTCCAATTGCGAGCAACATATAGATGTAACTTCTATTGCCCTTCGGAGTATCGTCGGCTAATCCGTTTATAAAATGTACGTCAACCAGAGGTTGCAAATCCACTGCTATACTACTTTTCATATTGTACGCTTTCAATGCAGTACAATTATCGTTGACAAGCTTCTCGACACTACTAATCACCGACTCATTGGCGGGGTAATTGTCGCGAAGTAACATGTAGGTATAAACATCAAAATCATTCCAGGTTTCATAATCGCTGAAGTCATACCAAATAAACCCTTCAGCATAGAGGTCAGAGTTCTTTGGCATGTCTTTGATTATGGCATTTACCGTATATTCTTGGCCGTCAACGAAAAGTGTTTGATGCAGTGGGTTTTGGTTCGAAAAATATTTATTGGCAAGACTTTCTGTTAAAACAATAGAATTGGGCACTGTCAAAGCAGCAGTGATGTCACCCTCAATTACGGAAGTATTGAAAATGTTGAAGTATTGTGCCTCAGTTCTGAAGATATTTTTCTCTTCATAAATCGCTTTTTTGTTCTCAGCCTGGATCGTGATTGTTCCTTTATACCTGAGTAGGCGAACCGAGTTTTCAATTGCTGTGATTTCTTGCGTCAAATTTGGAGACAATCCACTAGGGGACAATGATGTTTTCACTGCTAGCCCTGAATTAGCATCGTAGCTCGTAGCTATTCGATAGATTCGATCCTTCTTTTCGTGGAATCGATCAAAACCTAGTTCATAGTTAGCATAAAGAATGATTACCAGTGAACAAAAAATACCCACCATTAAGCCAGTGAGATTAATTCCTGCATGCACTTTATCCTTCAATAGATTTCGGATAGACACCTTAATGAAATTTCTGAACATAAAATATTAGTTATAATTTGATAATACTAAAAAGCTGTCAGCCACACCGAATAAGTTGCTATGTGCCGAAAAATTCCTTACTCGTAATCCATCTATGATTCTGAAGGATAATTCTGCATATCCTTATCCTAGTATAAGTAACAGTCTAATTCAGAATCAATTAGTAAGTATCTTCAAATTATATAAAAAAATGAATTTTTGGTAATTTTATGTATACAGATCAGGGAGTCAGGAAGATTAATAACCCTGATCAGCATGCCTTAAGCTGAAGACTACCATCTTTAATAGTAACCTGAGCGGAATCTCCATAATCCAGGTATTTTTCATATACCTGTGATGCCGTTGTTACGGACACTCAGCACAGGTGTATATATTAAATCACAATTTTTTATAAGCACAATCCATTTTCTTTGCTGAAAAAAGAATTGAAAGAAAAGGACTACCTCAGCTTGCTTTTACCTTAAGGCCTACTTGAATTTTTCAAGGTTACTTCAGCAGGCTTCAAATCATTCAACACGGTGTCCAGAACCATACAGAATCACTACACTTCAATTCTAAACTTCTTTGAAAACAGGAGTACAAATGCATCAGCAGAATAATTTAATGCAAAAATAAAAGCTTCTAGGGCTCAGTTCAGAGGTGTCACCAATATTGAATTCTTCCTGTTCAGGTTATCCAATATCTATGCTTAAACTAATC from Algoriphagus sp. NG3 encodes the following:
- a CDS encoding ABC transporter permease, with the translated sequence MFRNFIKVSIRNLLKDKVHAGINLTGLMVGIFCSLVIILYANYELGFDRFHEKKDRIYRIATSYDANSGLAVKTSLSPSGLSPNLTQEITAIENSVRLLRYKGTITIQAENKKAIYEEKNIFRTEAQYFNIFNTSVIEGDITAALTVPNSIVLTESLANKYFSNQNPLHQTLFVDGQEYTVNAIIKDMPKNSDLYAEGFIWYDFSDYETWNDFDVYTYMLLRDNYPANESVISSVEKLVNDNCTALKAYNMKSSIAVDLQPLVDVHFINGLADDTPKGNRSYIYMLLAIGVLIITLVVINYINLFIVKSTERTTEVGIRKALGAQKIELIIQFVCEALLLTLIAFILSIILLLVFLPYINNYFGIQLLIRDLFEKRIILAILTTLVVVGFVSAIYPAFFLSSMNISRGLKGKGNLPSTQRVRKVLLVMQFSISTIAIICTFIIKGQMAFIWNHNLGFEKEQVMVVNVPEFTIYDKELYLLRDELVASSMESSVVGSTSYPGGESTPWQLVWSIDNNEKTEIAIDTYYTDENFGQLLNIPLVSGRNFQPDDNESDLQNTILVNESYVKFMGWKNNDDALGQRITVFDNYWDIIGVVKDFHYQSLSMTIKPLFIAMANEEWPLEKRLLVKVKHANDIKKVQEKWKTVTAAPFSFSFLDEDFQKYYKNEETLTRISSYFTLMSLLLAGVGLFGLSSLLATQRNKEIGIRKILGGSDIGIVLLLLKDFLALSCIGYIISISISWYIMSSWISQFPYQSTISLYWFLIPAFIIFLVTILSTSSHIIKGAMIKPVDSLKHE